A DNA window from Armatimonadota bacterium contains the following coding sequences:
- a CDS encoding GNAT family N-acetyltransferase, with protein sequence MIIRPGAPSDQQAFSEIKCAAWRKAYAHILPASILDGLDSQDFGKQWTVMMDDHHAHVAEIDGLVVGYATLGPNRYPDHPPKFELWSLYVHPDFAGKGVGFNLVQHMSGIALWHGSAGMIIASFEQNHAARKFYSERCAGRLVGSGTYPIDEVDYPDVVYQVDADFDSLEAGSALTVTQAAEQTDFPAITDFLHRCYERNAAAGLRFNATHQTPETTQRRLLAGEGLLVNLSGRLAATVTLESPDKECYGTFCPNEPYCELTQFAVAPELRQLGLGRWIEQRLCRRARELDRSWIALDTAVEATGLITLYQSWGYEVVGEIDYRPGTNYLSVVMAKKV encoded by the coding sequence ATGATCATCCGTCCTGGCGCACCCTCAGACCAGCAAGCTTTCTCCGAAATCAAATGCGCTGCTTGGCGCAAGGCTTATGCGCACATCTTGCCTGCCTCGATCTTGGATGGTCTGGATTCGCAGGACTTCGGGAAGCAGTGGACGGTGATGATGGACGATCACCACGCGCATGTGGCTGAGATCGACGGTCTGGTTGTAGGCTACGCCACTCTAGGCCCGAACCGTTATCCTGATCATCCGCCGAAGTTTGAGCTTTGGTCGCTTTACGTCCACCCCGACTTTGCCGGAAAGGGCGTTGGCTTCAATTTGGTCCAGCACATGTCCGGCATTGCGCTTTGGCACGGTAGCGCGGGGATGATCATTGCTTCTTTTGAGCAGAATCATGCCGCCCGGAAATTCTATTCCGAGCGGTGCGCCGGGCGACTGGTCGGGAGCGGCACCTATCCGATTGACGAGGTGGATTATCCCGACGTGGTCTATCAAGTTGATGCGGACTTCGATTCGCTGGAAGCTGGCAGCGCCCTGACGGTGACCCAAGCCGCCGAGCAAACAGACTTCCCCGCGATCACCGACTTTCTGCATCGGTGCTATGAGCGCAATGCGGCTGCGGGATTGCGGTTCAATGCGACGCACCAAACTCCGGAGACAACCCAAAGAAGGTTGCTCGCTGGAGAAGGCCTGTTGGTGAATTTGAGCGGTCGGCTTGCCGCCACCGTAACCTTGGAGAGTCCGGACAAGGAGTGTTACGGTACGTTCTGCCCGAATGAACCGTATTGCGAACTCACCCAGTTTGCTGTCGCTCCAGAATTGCGCCAATTGGGTTTGGGAAGATGGATCGAGCAACGATTGTGCCGTCGAGCGCGTGAGCTGGACAGGAGTTGGATCGCGCTGGATACCGCTGTCGAAGCGACTGGATTAATCACCCTCTACCAATCGTGGGGATACGAGGTTGTTGGGGAGATTGACTATCGGCCTGGAACGAATTATCTCAGCGTCGTGATGGCTAAGAAGGTGTAA
- a CDS encoding PEP-CTERM sorting domain-containing protein — protein sequence MNKTLIVAIAMASASFASAQFSYAGGTYTQDFNSLATTGSVTRPTSSTGTTAVTGQLWNNDSTIQGWYSSFENGTNVGAAVPTGTNGNWIGAGVINTPTPHTIPTYDTRFIRISDGTPTNPSGATFNYGTINSTDRALGMLNSGSVASTVPARNTIGLRIKNTSGGTLTSFTLAYWGEQWRQGAGSGNPIPADRIDFSYRVFSAGTFNVDQMPVTVTSGWTNEDNLDFVSLKTGSAQSGLDGNAADNRRFITYTVTGLNWANNDELVMRWTDFDRTGADDGLAVDDLAFSAVPEPGSMIALGLGLAALARKRKSSK from the coding sequence ATGAATAAGACACTAATCGTAGCCATTGCAATGGCTTCCGCTTCTTTCGCTTCGGCACAGTTCAGCTATGCCGGTGGCACTTACACCCAAGACTTCAACTCGTTGGCAACAACTGGTTCGGTCACACGTCCAACTTCCAGCACTGGAACCACCGCGGTTACGGGTCAGCTTTGGAACAACGACTCGACCATTCAGGGTTGGTACAGCTCGTTCGAGAACGGCACCAACGTCGGCGCAGCAGTTCCTACCGGAACTAACGGAAACTGGATCGGCGCAGGCGTTATCAACACTCCAACACCTCACACCATCCCAACCTACGACACACGCTTTATCCGAATTTCGGACGGAACCCCTACTAACCCATCCGGCGCAACTTTCAACTACGGCACAATCAACTCGACCGATCGAGCTCTTGGTATGCTGAACTCGGGTAGCGTCGCAAGCACTGTTCCTGCACGCAACACGATCGGCCTTCGAATCAAGAACACTTCGGGCGGCACGCTCACTTCGTTCACCCTCGCCTATTGGGGCGAGCAGTGGCGACAAGGCGCAGGAAGCGGCAACCCAATTCCAGCAGACCGAATCGACTTCAGCTACCGAGTTTTCAGCGCTGGCACGTTCAACGTAGACCAGATGCCAGTAACAGTCACCTCTGGCTGGACCAACGAAGACAATCTTGACTTCGTTTCGTTGAAGACCGGTTCCGCGCAATCCGGTTTGGACGGAAACGCAGCCGATAACCGACGATTCATCACTTACACCGTGACTGGCCTCAACTGGGCAAACAACGATGAGTTGGTGATGCGATGGACCGACTTCGACCGAACTGGTGCAGATGACGGATTGGCCGTGGACGACCTGGCATTCAGCGCAGTTCCAGAACCAGGTTCGATGATTGCTCTCGGTCTTGGTTTGGCTGCTCTCGCACGAAAGCGAAAGTCCAGCAAGTAA
- a CDS encoding acyl-CoA thioesterase encodes MKDKTVNETRLRLAQVMTPNDANILGNVFGGSILAMIDLTASATSQQFAGTTCVTAAFDRVDFHEPIEVGNLVTMEGYIAYAGRTSMEVTIDVYATNLAKGVERHTNTARVTMVAIRDGKPAAVPKLICETREDKINFLLARDRRARRNVHLEDLERSKAQLENSTEEELNRLLLP; translated from the coding sequence ATGAAGGATAAGACGGTCAACGAAACCCGGCTGAGGCTGGCGCAGGTGATGACGCCAAATGACGCGAACATCCTGGGAAACGTTTTCGGCGGATCGATTTTGGCGATGATCGACCTCACTGCGAGCGCGACTAGCCAGCAATTTGCCGGCACAACTTGCGTGACCGCTGCGTTTGATCGGGTCGATTTTCACGAACCGATTGAGGTCGGAAATCTGGTGACGATGGAAGGTTACATCGCCTATGCTGGCCGCACGAGTATGGAAGTCACCATCGACGTTTACGCAACGAATCTGGCCAAAGGCGTGGAGCGGCACACGAACACTGCTCGGGTAACGATGGTGGCGATCCGAGATGGCAAGCCAGCCGCCGTTCCAAAGCTGATTTGCGAAACACGAGAGGACAAAATCAACTTCCTTTTGGCCCGAGATCGCCGGGCTCGGCGCAATGTTCACCTCGAAGATCTCGAACGAAGCAAAGCCCAGCTCGAAAACTCTACCGAAGAAGAATTAAATCGGCTACTTTTACCCTAG
- a CDS encoding triose-phosphate isomerase — MSRTPLVAGNWKMNQNQSTGLALINSFVQKVDMKQDVDVAVCPPFTLLAKVREALNSTHIQLGAQDVFWADHGAFTGSISAPMLTEFCVSFCIVGHSETRGRFGKLEVEEDTIGYFAETNKTVNLKIKSLLYHGINPILCVGETLAEREAGKTESAIKTQLDEGLAGIDGAELHTLVIAYEPVWAIGTGKTCASDEAERICGFIRDWVAKNYPEDDLANDVRVLYGGSVKAANSKELFSQPNIDGGLVGGASLDPTEFAAIVANA, encoded by the coding sequence ATGTCACGAACACCCCTCGTTGCCGGCAACTGGAAGATGAATCAGAACCAATCCACGGGGTTGGCACTGATCAATTCCTTCGTTCAGAAAGTGGATATGAAGCAGGACGTGGATGTGGCAGTTTGTCCTCCATTCACGCTGCTGGCGAAAGTCCGTGAAGCTCTGAATTCGACCCATATCCAGCTCGGTGCTCAGGACGTATTTTGGGCCGATCATGGGGCATTCACGGGTTCGATCAGCGCGCCAATGCTGACCGAATTTTGCGTTTCGTTTTGTATCGTCGGGCACAGCGAGACTCGGGGAAGATTTGGAAAGCTCGAGGTCGAAGAAGACACGATTGGTTACTTTGCAGAGACCAACAAGACGGTCAACCTCAAGATCAAGTCGTTGCTGTACCACGGGATTAATCCGATCTTGTGCGTTGGGGAAACCCTTGCCGAGCGAGAAGCGGGGAAAACTGAGTCCGCCATCAAGACTCAGCTTGATGAGGGGTTAGCCGGTATCGATGGCGCAGAACTCCATACGCTGGTGATCGCCTACGAGCCGGTTTGGGCAATCGGTACCGGGAAGACCTGTGCGAGTGATGAGGCAGAGCGAATTTGCGGTTTCATTCGCGACTGGGTCGCGAAGAATTATCCTGAAGATGATCTAGCCAATGATGTCCGGGTGCTTTACGGTGGAAGCGTCAAAGCAGCCAATAGCAAAGAACTGTTCTCCCAGCCCAACATCGACGGCGGACTGGTAGGCGGAGCTAGCCTGGATCCAACCGAATTTGCAGCGATCGTGGCCAACGCATGA
- a CDS encoding OsmC family protein has translation MSSIHEYPVSVVWSGGRDGAGQVTADRSGKVNELSVPPEFGGAGAGTNPEELLTSAIAACYSITFGIVAGARKIAYKSIETKAVGMVEQPNAATFIFNKVVIKPTITLEAGADEATVKLAEEMAHKADSYCIVTNAVRGKVDIVVEPTVVVG, from the coding sequence ATGTCAAGCATTCACGAATATCCCGTTTCAGTTGTTTGGTCCGGAGGTCGCGACGGAGCAGGTCAAGTCACGGCCGATCGAAGTGGCAAAGTCAACGAGCTGAGCGTCCCGCCAGAATTTGGTGGTGCCGGAGCAGGCACGAACCCCGAGGAATTGCTGACTAGCGCGATTGCTGCGTGCTATTCGATCACTTTTGGCATCGTCGCTGGCGCACGAAAGATCGCCTACAAGAGCATCGAAACCAAAGCTGTCGGCATGGTCGAACAACCCAATGCTGCCACCTTCATCTTCAACAAAGTCGTGATCAAACCAACCATCACGCTCGAAGCTGGCGCCGATGAGGCCACCGTCAAGCTCGCCGAAGAGATGGCTCACAAGGCCGATTCGTACTGCATCGTCACCAACGCTGTCCGCGGAAAGGTCGATATCGTTGTCGAACCAACCGTCGTTGTAGGCTAA
- a CDS encoding exosortase-associated EpsI family protein has protein sequence MGRLNQRIYIFCGVMVFLAAVINLMPKPNRAGISEAQLEEITPENVSGKLYDQRDGRATYRMDKMTYDVLAPLGIVARQWNLDGDMYDAVVIASRSKDSFHDPNICFSAQKWLIEKREADVVKTETRGDIPVTIVSMQNEKTRRQMAAYLYKGPGGFYANPNRLKLAYLMEEMTLGDKLDGVFYRFIPYFENQQLSDQEQKAKLKKFIAEYLDEANRQSNGFL, from the coding sequence ATGGGAAGACTAAACCAACGAATCTATATCTTCTGCGGAGTCATGGTATTCCTGGCAGCGGTCATCAACCTGATGCCAAAGCCAAACCGTGCCGGTATCAGCGAAGCACAGCTGGAAGAGATCACTCCTGAGAATGTGAGTGGCAAGTTGTACGATCAACGAGATGGCCGGGCAACTTACCGAATGGACAAGATGACCTATGACGTGCTCGCCCCGTTGGGGATCGTGGCGCGGCAATGGAATCTCGACGGGGATATGTACGACGCGGTTGTTATCGCGAGCCGGTCGAAAGACAGTTTCCATGATCCGAACATCTGCTTTTCGGCCCAGAAATGGCTTATCGAAAAGCGCGAAGCGGACGTCGTGAAAACTGAGACACGCGGCGACATTCCGGTGACGATCGTTTCGATGCAGAATGAAAAGACTCGGCGTCAGATGGCAGCCTATCTTTACAAGGGTCCTGGCGGATTCTATGCTAATCCGAACCGATTGAAACTGGCCTACTTGATGGAAGAAATGACGCTCGGAGACAAGCTTGACGGCGTGTTCTACCGATTCATTCCTTACTTCGAGAATCAACAGTTGTCCGATCAAGAGCAAAAAGCCAAGCTGAAAAAGTTCATCGCAGAGTATCTCGATGAAGCCAATCGGCAGAGCAACGGTTTTCTATAA
- a CDS encoding exosortase/archaeosortase family protein, with the protein MSEAVVEPGANPSPESKRPGIPGFDAQAIIKSPGFIPGLAIFGALCLAFFSLFSRLPHLWFEGDGYYSHGALIPFMSGYVVYKNWDKIKDVPAKGSWFGIPVLLVTGWVLFAGVRIEQIQIQSFALVITLLGGTLLIGGWRWLRILALPMFLLLFALPIWSNIIDTYTNPLQQISTDVSYGLLKAFQFDPLKVDATTIHLPAFTLDVGVPCSGLKLLIAVSAFTTFFIMIGGLKWWGNMIMLIAIMPLCLFINGLRIALIGVVGNQYGAEAGHQFHDYSGYITLLICFFLLFKLMRLLGWED; encoded by the coding sequence ATGTCTGAAGCGGTAGTTGAACCTGGCGCAAACCCCTCACCCGAGTCTAAGCGACCCGGGATTCCTGGTTTTGACGCACAAGCAATCATCAAGTCGCCCGGGTTTATTCCTGGTCTGGCGATCTTCGGCGCACTTTGTTTAGCGTTCTTTTCGCTGTTTAGTCGCCTGCCTCATCTCTGGTTTGAAGGAGATGGATACTACTCACACGGCGCGTTGATTCCGTTTATGTCGGGCTACGTCGTCTACAAGAACTGGGACAAGATCAAGGATGTGCCGGCCAAGGGCTCTTGGTTTGGGATTCCGGTCCTTCTTGTCACCGGTTGGGTGCTTTTTGCAGGGGTTCGTATTGAACAGATTCAGATTCAGTCGTTCGCGTTGGTGATCACGCTGCTCGGTGGGACGCTTTTGATCGGCGGTTGGCGGTGGCTAAGGATTCTCGCCTTGCCGATGTTCCTGTTGCTGTTCGCTTTGCCAATCTGGTCGAACATCATCGACACTTACACCAACCCGTTACAGCAGATTTCGACCGACGTGTCCTACGGATTGCTCAAAGCGTTCCAGTTCGACCCATTAAAGGTTGATGCGACGACGATCCACTTGCCAGCGTTTACGCTCGACGTCGGGGTTCCATGCTCTGGATTGAAGCTCCTGATCGCGGTGAGTGCGTTCACAACGTTCTTCATCATGATCGGCGGATTGAAGTGGTGGGGCAACATGATCATGCTGATCGCGATCATGCCGCTTTGCTTGTTCATCAACGGATTGCGAATCGCCTTGATCGGAGTCGTAGGGAATCAATATGGCGCCGAAGCCGGCCACCAGTTCCATGATTACAGCGGCTATATCACCCTTCTGATTTGCTTCTTCTTACTTTTCAAACTCATGAGGTTACTTGGATGGGAAGACTAA
- a CDS encoding UDP-glucose/GDP-mannose dehydrogenase family protein gives MKIAVIGTGYVGLVTGVVLADLGNEVICVDNNPEKVAMLKRGESPIYEPGIEDVLTRNLENGRLQISGSVTEATKQSDIVFIAVGTPPSADGTPDITAVRAAAKDIAAGINKYTVVVNKSTVPVGSGELVRNILIENGANPELFDVVSNPEFLREGSALWDTHNPDRIIIGATKQEPALKLAELYAPLEKPVLITDLASAELIKYGSNCFLALKISFINAISRICEGCGANVSDVAKGIGLDSRIGSQFLGAGLGWGGSCLPKDTAGMIKVAEHFGYDFGLLKEVVAINNTQTTHFMDRVESKIGGFAGKTITLLGLAFKPNTDDIRDAKSLVMIDHILARGGSVRAYDPVAAENVKRIRNDITFATDAYDAASGADVCILVTEWNEFKQLNFAKLGEGMNSKVLFDGRRLYNREQLAKHGFEYFTIGQA, from the coding sequence ATGAAGATTGCAGTGATTGGGACAGGATACGTTGGGCTGGTGACGGGCGTTGTGCTAGCCGACCTCGGGAACGAGGTCATTTGTGTGGATAACAATCCTGAGAAGGTAGCCATGCTCAAACGCGGTGAGTCACCGATCTACGAACCTGGAATCGAAGATGTCCTCACAAGGAATCTCGAGAACGGACGCCTCCAAATCTCTGGCTCAGTCACCGAAGCGACGAAGCAGAGCGATATCGTTTTCATCGCTGTTGGCACCCCACCAAGCGCCGACGGCACCCCGGACATCACCGCTGTTCGCGCCGCGGCAAAGGATATCGCTGCTGGAATCAACAAATACACTGTAGTAGTCAACAAGTCCACCGTTCCTGTCGGAAGCGGTGAATTGGTACGAAATATCCTCATCGAAAACGGCGCAAATCCAGAGCTTTTTGACGTCGTCAGCAACCCAGAATTTCTTCGCGAGGGATCAGCGCTGTGGGACACACACAACCCAGACCGCATCATCATCGGTGCAACCAAGCAAGAGCCTGCTCTCAAACTTGCCGAGCTTTATGCTCCGCTAGAAAAGCCTGTCCTGATCACTGATCTTGCCAGTGCAGAATTGATCAAGTACGGGAGCAACTGCTTCCTCGCACTCAAAATCAGTTTCATCAACGCTATCAGCCGAATCTGCGAAGGATGCGGCGCGAATGTGAGCGACGTTGCAAAGGGGATTGGTTTGGACTCTCGGATTGGGTCGCAATTCCTCGGCGCGGGCCTAGGATGGGGCGGTAGCTGCCTGCCTAAGGACACTGCCGGAATGATCAAAGTTGCCGAGCATTTTGGATACGACTTTGGGCTGCTGAAGGAAGTAGTTGCGATCAACAACACGCAGACCACGCACTTCATGGACCGAGTCGAATCCAAGATTGGTGGGTTTGCAGGAAAGACCATTACGCTGCTTGGACTGGCATTCAAGCCGAACACCGACGATATTCGCGATGCCAAAAGCCTCGTCATGATCGATCACATCTTGGCGCGCGGTGGATCTGTCCGTGCGTACGATCCGGTTGCAGCGGAGAACGTAAAGCGGATTCGCAACGACATCACCTTTGCCACTGATGCCTATGATGCGGCTTCTGGCGCCGATGTCTGTATCTTGGTTACGGAATGGAATGAGTTCAAGCAGCTCAACTTTGCCAAGCTCGGAGAAGGCATGAATTCGAAAGTACTCTTCGACGGTCGCCGACTTTACAATCGCGAACAACTCGCGAAGCACGGCTTCGAGTACTTCACAATTGGCCAAGCTTAG
- a CDS encoding glycosyltransferase family 2 protein — translation MVELNGIVERKHRDLQASVVIPAHNAAETIRRTIDSIKAQTIQPLEIVVGCDGCTDSTAEIAQSLGAIAVEIPKSTGAVARNAAFQKTTGNIIFLVDADDEWKPRKIEAHFEAYRQFEPPFVIDPSRRIRANGELRGLNGAGPSGWRSWEDMVEHKNWSSGSGISATREAWEKVGGFNPELKGLQDIDFLIRCAYFAGQGYHIEECCTRYHLTEGGLSRTTSWQQSIIDGISNSCPFLEPKHIQSIKRTVALRNALLAGPKEFWSNLKWGDVSLADPRVWKLYALTVLNSRKH, via the coding sequence ATGGTGGAGTTAAACGGAATTGTTGAGCGGAAACACAGGGATCTTCAAGCCTCTGTGGTTATTCCTGCGCACAATGCTGCCGAGACTATCCGCCGAACCATCGATAGCATCAAGGCGCAAACCATTCAGCCTTTAGAAATTGTAGTTGGGTGTGACGGCTGTACGGATTCCACTGCCGAAATCGCACAAAGCCTGGGTGCCATCGCGGTCGAAATCCCAAAATCGACGGGCGCCGTCGCTCGAAATGCCGCCTTTCAGAAGACCACCGGCAACATCATCTTCCTTGTCGACGCTGATGACGAATGGAAGCCAAGAAAAATTGAAGCCCATTTTGAAGCCTATCGACAATTCGAGCCGCCATTTGTCATCGATCCATCACGTCGAATTCGGGCCAATGGTGAGCTTCGCGGACTCAATGGAGCTGGTCCGAGTGGCTGGCGGAGTTGGGAAGATATGGTGGAGCACAAGAACTGGAGCTCAGGTTCTGGCATCAGCGCAACTCGCGAAGCTTGGGAAAAAGTGGGCGGTTTCAATCCGGAACTCAAGGGCTTACAAGATATCGATTTCCTGATCCGGTGTGCGTATTTTGCGGGCCAAGGCTATCACATCGAAGAATGTTGCACGCGATATCACCTGACTGAGGGCGGGCTTTCGAGAACCACGAGTTGGCAACAATCGATCATCGACGGGATCTCGAATTCATGTCCATTTCTTGAACCGAAGCACATCCAGTCCATCAAGCGAACGGTCGCTCTTCGCAACGCGCTTCTTGCTGGACCAAAAGAGTTTTGGTCGAACCTGAAATGGGGCGACGTGAGCCTAGCCGACCCTCGGGTTTGGAAACTTTACGCTCTGACGGTACTCAATTCGCGCAAGCACTAA
- the trxB gene encoding thioredoxin-disulfide reductase, producing the protein MSETIHNVIIIGSGPAGYTAALYTSRASLDPVVFAGVQPGGQLMITTEVENYPGFPDGVMGPELMELFQKQAEKFGAVVRHEHVTKVDFSSRPFKVYVGDQVHLGSTVIISTGAAAKWLGLESEVTFGGFGVSACATCDGFFFRNKRVIVVGGGDTAMEEANYLTRHCEKVYLVHRRDSFRASKIMQDRVLANPKVEVIYNSAIEEILGQMEPFKKVTGVRLVATDTGEKTEMPIDGVFIAIGHKPNSELFNGILDMDETGYLLPLPGTQTKTKILGVFIAGDVADSQYRQAVSAAGTGCMAAIDAERFLESEGH; encoded by the coding sequence ATGAGCGAGACCATCCACAACGTCATCATCATCGGTTCTGGCCCCGCCGGCTACACTGCCGCTCTTTATACCTCGCGTGCGAGCCTCGACCCTGTAGTTTTTGCTGGGGTCCAACCCGGCGGTCAGTTGATGATCACCACCGAAGTTGAAAACTATCCTGGGTTCCCGGATGGAGTCATGGGGCCGGAGCTAATGGAGCTGTTCCAGAAGCAGGCGGAGAAATTCGGAGCGGTGGTCCGCCACGAGCACGTGACAAAAGTCGACTTCTCGTCACGACCCTTCAAAGTGTATGTCGGCGATCAAGTTCACCTCGGCTCTACGGTTATTATCTCAACCGGTGCAGCAGCCAAATGGCTCGGTTTGGAAAGCGAAGTCACTTTTGGCGGATTTGGAGTCTCAGCCTGCGCGACATGTGACGGTTTCTTCTTCCGAAACAAGCGCGTGATCGTCGTTGGTGGAGGCGACACCGCAATGGAGGAGGCGAATTATCTGACCCGCCATTGCGAAAAGGTTTATCTCGTACATCGCCGCGACAGCTTCCGCGCCAGCAAGATCATGCAGGATCGCGTCCTCGCCAATCCGAAAGTGGAAGTCATTTACAACTCTGCGATCGAGGAAATCCTAGGCCAAATGGAGCCGTTCAAAAAGGTCACCGGAGTTCGACTTGTGGCGACTGACACCGGCGAAAAAACCGAAATGCCGATCGATGGTGTTTTTATCGCGATTGGTCACAAGCCAAATTCCGAGCTGTTCAACGGCATTTTGGACATGGATGAGACCGGATATCTTTTGCCACTCCCGGGCACGCAAACGAAGACCAAGATTCTTGGTGTCTTCATCGCGGGAGATGTTGCTGACAGTCAGTATCGTCAAGCGGTGAGCGCGGCAGGAACTGGATGCATGGCGGCGATTGATGCCGAACGATTCCTCGAAAGCGAAGGTCACTAA
- the fliM gene encoding flagellar motor switch protein FliM yields MSDILSQAEIEALLNSLQEEQSVTATDPAVPVAGNNLSSISAQSAKRHNKPSIAYEVYDFRRPDKFSKEQLRTLQMLHETFARHAATGLSAYLRSPVQIDLISLEQVPYEDYLRGINQSVFTVMSLPPLTGQAVLEVEFNLVFSMIDRLLGGPGRAINRAVLTDIERPLVKQMIERFFAALKTAWEGIVIVNPGIEQIETTSQFVQIAPPNDVVVTILFEVKIGSMRGAMSICVPYLVLKPITTKLSAQKWFVSNQRKHSNTHRQALSWQVKQAEVECCVLLGKTKVNIRDFLGLKEGDVIKLPADRRDDLQLLVSQQPKFAGRAGLDGKKVIFTVSDSIKDE; encoded by the coding sequence TTGTCGGACATCCTGTCACAAGCAGAAATTGAAGCACTATTAAACTCCTTGCAAGAGGAGCAGTCGGTCACGGCTACAGATCCGGCCGTGCCAGTTGCTGGCAACAACTTGTCTTCCATCTCGGCGCAATCCGCAAAGCGGCACAACAAGCCGTCGATTGCGTACGAAGTTTATGATTTCCGCCGTCCAGATAAGTTCAGCAAGGAACAGCTTCGGACCCTGCAGATGTTGCACGAGACCTTTGCTCGTCATGCAGCAACTGGCTTGAGCGCTTACCTGCGGTCTCCGGTCCAGATTGACCTGATCAGCTTGGAACAAGTCCCGTACGAAGACTATCTGCGAGGCATCAACCAATCCGTCTTCACCGTGATGAGCCTTCCACCGCTCACCGGTCAAGCAGTGCTGGAAGTCGAATTCAATCTGGTCTTCTCAATGATCGACCGGTTGCTCGGTGGACCAGGTCGCGCAATCAATCGAGCGGTTTTGACCGACATCGAGCGCCCGTTGGTGAAGCAGATGATTGAGCGATTCTTCGCCGCCCTCAAAACGGCATGGGAAGGAATCGTCATCGTCAATCCCGGCATCGAGCAGATCGAAACCACCAGCCAGTTTGTACAAATCGCACCACCTAACGACGTGGTGGTCACCATTCTTTTCGAAGTCAAAATCGGCTCGATGCGTGGAGCAATGTCGATTTGTGTTCCGTACCTGGTGCTCAAGCCAATTACTACAAAGCTCAGCGCTCAAAAGTGGTTTGTGAGCAATCAGCGCAAGCACAGCAACACACATCGCCAAGCTCTTAGCTGGCAAGTGAAGCAAGCTGAAGTCGAATGCTGCGTTCTCCTAGGCAAAACGAAAGTCAATATCCGTGATTTCTTAGGACTCAAGGAAGGCGACGTGATCAAATTACCGGCAGACCGCCGCGACGACCTCCAACTCCTGGTTAGCCAGCAGCCCAAATTTGCGGGCCGAGCGGGCCTGGATGGCAAGAAGGTCATTTTTACAGTTTCCGATTCAATCAAAGACGAATAA
- the fliN gene encoding flagellar motor switch protein FliN, translating into MANNQETLSKLSALQNSIWQSASMTVSEAANQAINLGNGLTLLSPVTELTTELTQPYMVIQFAFADTPDSAQILLLSQEHFSDFAALTLDRAVDEVDESVVAEMRPTLEALVQGLCIAVGNIRNDAVVASGLSLRFQIFTMPPNFQEQNEIFRTNVGISGEGLNGTLIWLIDPESAAMICGTAAEAEAIPAAADFGQAESPFAAGQASDMFRAASATPDSNPGLDLLMDIPLEISVELGRVKMQVREVVDLGAGSIVEIDKAAGEPVDVLVNGRLVAKGEVVVIEDNFGVRITEILSQADRLQRLNEAA; encoded by the coding sequence ATGGCAAACAACCAAGAAACTCTGTCGAAGCTCTCAGCGCTTCAAAACTCGATCTGGCAATCCGCCTCAATGACGGTGAGCGAGGCGGCGAATCAGGCGATCAACCTTGGCAACGGGCTAACCTTGCTCTCGCCGGTGACCGAACTGACAACCGAACTGACTCAGCCGTACATGGTGATCCAGTTCGCGTTTGCCGACACCCCAGATAGCGCGCAGATCTTGTTGCTTTCCCAAGAGCACTTCAGCGACTTTGCCGCCTTGACGCTTGACCGCGCCGTTGACGAGGTTGACGAAAGCGTTGTTGCCGAAATGCGGCCAACACTGGAGGCACTGGTTCAAGGTCTTTGCATCGCGGTTGGCAATATTCGAAACGACGCCGTCGTTGCCAGTGGGCTTTCGCTTCGATTCCAGATTTTCACGATGCCTCCGAATTTCCAGGAGCAAAATGAGATTTTCCGAACCAACGTCGGTATCAGCGGCGAAGGACTCAACGGAACGCTGATCTGGTTGATCGATCCTGAATCCGCCGCAATGATCTGTGGAACCGCAGCTGAGGCAGAAGCTATCCCGGCAGCCGCAGACTTCGGTCAAGCCGAATCTCCGTTTGCTGCAGGCCAAGCCTCCGATATGTTCCGGGCCGCTTCGGCGACTCCAGATTCGAACCCTGGCCTTGATCTGCTCATGGATATCCCGCTGGAGATCAGCGTGGAGCTCGGACGAGTCAAGATGCAGGTTCGAGAAGTTGTGGACCTCGGCGCCGGAAGCATTGTCGAAATCGACAAAGCTGCGGGCGAGCCAGTGGACGTTCTAGTCAACGGTCGACTTGTCGCCAAGGGCGAAGTTGTCGTGATCGAAGACAATTTTGGCGTCCGAATCACCGAAATTCTTTCGCAAGCCGATCGCTTGCAACGCTTGAACGAGGCAGCATAA